A part of Vibrio sp. B1FLJ16 genomic DNA contains:
- a CDS encoding acyl-CoA dehydrogenase, with the protein MSSLRRKWISDPAFKMFKKVLPPLSSTEKEAMEAGSVWWDAELFSGKPNFKTLHQYPTPTLTAEEQSFMDNELATLLEMLDDQKIVKEDRDLPAEVWEFLRKEKFFSLIISKEYGGREFSSLANSTIVSTIATRSISTAVSVMVPNSLGPGELLSHYGTQEQKDYWLPRLADGTDIPCFALTGPEAGSDAGGIPDQGVVCYGKHEGKEVLGVRLSWNKRYITLAPVATVLGLAFKLQDPEGLLGDKKDVGITCALIPADHEGVEIGERHDPLGSAFMNGPTRGEDVFIPMDWLIGGSDYAGKGWRMLVECLSAGRGISLPALGAAIGSLTTRTTGAYAYVRKQFGMSIGKFEGVAEAMGRIGGLTYLLEATRTLTTTSLDMKEKPGIVTAIAKYHMTEIARTLLNDSFDIHAGRAIQDGPMNYLAKHYVGIPVAITVEGANILTRNLMIFGQGATRCHPYVLKEMEAAANPDTEQGAKEFDELLFKHIKHAMGNTFGALGAALTGSRFVKAEMSGPTQKYYKDIKRLSRALAVSADFAMLTLGGDLKRKEMISARLGDGLSFLYMASAALKKYEDEGRQQGDLDFVHYAVQHCLYNAAKSLNEAYTNFPVKYVGGVLKGLLFPLGNHFNKPSDELSVNIAEAMMTPGAQRDRLTHLCYIGKAENDNIGLMENAFLAMYDIKPLERKLIKAVKDGKVARKGLLDERLQQAFDAGVLTQEEIDKIKAADKLRYKAIQVDHFSHDFSELRTDAPKKSHLTSAA; encoded by the coding sequence ATGAGCTCTCTACGAAGAAAATGGATTAGTGACCCTGCATTTAAGATGTTTAAAAAAGTACTCCCTCCGTTGTCCAGCACTGAGAAAGAAGCGATGGAAGCGGGGAGCGTGTGGTGGGATGCAGAGCTATTTTCCGGCAAACCAAATTTTAAAACGTTACACCAGTATCCGACTCCGACCCTGACAGCGGAAGAGCAATCATTTATGGATAATGAGCTCGCAACGCTTCTTGAAATGCTTGACGATCAAAAGATCGTAAAAGAGGACCGTGATTTACCTGCGGAGGTATGGGAGTTTTTACGTAAAGAGAAGTTCTTCTCTCTGATTATTTCTAAAGAGTACGGTGGTCGCGAATTTTCGTCTCTGGCTAACTCTACAATTGTCTCGACTATCGCGACCAGAAGCATCAGTACTGCAGTATCGGTCATGGTACCGAACTCTCTAGGCCCTGGTGAGCTTCTTTCTCACTACGGAACACAGGAGCAAAAAGACTACTGGTTACCACGTCTTGCTGATGGTACGGATATTCCGTGTTTTGCACTTACTGGTCCTGAAGCGGGCTCAGATGCAGGTGGTATTCCGGACCAGGGCGTAGTTTGTTACGGTAAGCACGAAGGAAAAGAAGTACTTGGTGTTCGCCTTAGCTGGAATAAGCGCTACATTACTCTAGCACCAGTTGCGACGGTACTTGGCCTTGCATTTAAACTTCAGGATCCAGAAGGCCTGCTTGGTGATAAGAAAGATGTCGGTATTACTTGTGCGCTGATTCCTGCTGACCATGAAGGTGTTGAGATCGGTGAGCGTCACGACCCGCTAGGTTCAGCATTTATGAATGGTCCAACGCGTGGTGAAGATGTCTTCATCCCAATGGATTGGCTGATCGGTGGTTCTGATTATGCAGGTAAAGGCTGGCGTATGTTGGTTGAATGTCTTTCAGCCGGGCGTGGTATCTCGTTGCCTGCACTAGGTGCGGCCATTGGTAGCCTTACAACAAGAACAACCGGTGCTTATGCTTACGTTCGTAAACAGTTCGGTATGTCTATCGGTAAGTTCGAAGGTGTCGCAGAAGCGATGGGTCGTATTGGTGGTTTGACTTACCTTCTAGAAGCGACTCGAACGCTGACAACGACGTCACTTGATATGAAAGAGAAACCTGGCATCGTTACGGCAATCGCAAAATACCACATGACAGAAATCGCCCGTACGCTTCTGAATGACTCATTTGATATTCACGCAGGTCGCGCTATCCAGGATGGCCCAATGAACTACCTGGCGAAACACTATGTAGGTATTCCGGTTGCGATTACGGTTGAAGGTGCAAACATTCTGACTCGTAACCTGATGATCTTTGGTCAGGGTGCTACTCGCTGTCATCCATATGTACTAAAAGAAATGGAAGCTGCGGCAAATCCGGATACTGAGCAAGGTGCGAAAGAGTTTGATGAACTGCTGTTCAAACACATCAAACACGCAATGGGTAATACATTTGGTGCCCTCGGCGCTGCATTAACTGGTTCTCGTTTTGTTAAAGCAGAAATGAGCGGTCCGACGCAGAAATACTACAAAGACATTAAACGTCTTAGCCGAGCACTAGCTGTGAGCGCAGATTTCGCGATGCTGACATTGGGCGGTGACCTGAAACGTAAAGAGATGATCTCTGCTCGTCTTGGCGATGGCCTGAGCTTCTTGTACATGGCATCAGCAGCACTTAAGAAGTACGAAGATGAAGGACGTCAACAAGGCGATCTGGATTTCGTTCACTACGCAGTACAGCACTGTTTGTATAATGCAGCTAAATCACTGAACGAAGCGTACACGAACTTCCCGGTGAAATATGTTGGCGGCGTGCTGAAAGGGCTTCTGTTCCCGTTAGGTAATCACTTCAACAAACCTAGTGACGAACTGAGTGTGAACATTGCAGAGGCTATGATGACTCCAGGTGCACAACGTGACCGTTTGACTCACTTGTGTTACATCGGCAAAGCAGAAAATGACAACATCGGTCTGATGGAAAACGCGTTCTTAGCGATGTACGACATCAAGCCTCTAGAGCGCAAGCTTATTAAAGCAGTGAAAGATGGTAAAGTTGCACGTAAAGGTCTTCTGGATGAACGCTTACAGCAAGCATTTGACGCTGGCGTACTGACGCAAGAAGAAATCGATAAGATTAAAGCTGCGGATAAACTGCGTTACAAAGCGATTCAGGTTGACCATTTCAGTCATGACTTTTCGGAGCTGCGCACTGATGCGCCAAAAAAGTCACATCTGACGTCAGCCGCTTAA
- the fabV gene encoding enoyl-ACP reductase FabV, with translation MIIKPRIRGFICTTTHPVGCEANVKEQIAYTKAQGPIKNAPKRVLVVGASSGYGLSSRIAAAFGGGASTIGVFFEKEGTEKKPGTAGFYNAAAFEKLAREEGLYAKSLNGDAFSNEAKEKTIELIKEDLGQVDMVVYSLASPVRKMPETGELVRSALKPIGETYTSTAVDTNKDVIIEASVEPATEEEIKDTVTVMGGEDWELWINALSEAGVLAEGCKTVAYSYIGTELTWPIYWDGALGKAKMDLDRAATALNDKLSATGGSANVAVLKSVVTQASSAIPVMPLYIAMVFKKMREEGVHEGCMEQIYRMFSQRLYKEDGSAAEVDDMNRLRLDDWELRDDIQQHCRELWPQITTENLKELTDYVEYKEEFLKLFGFGVDGVDYEADVNPAVEADFIQI, from the coding sequence ATGATCATCAAACCTAGAATTCGTGGATTTATCTGTACTACAACGCACCCTGTTGGTTGTGAAGCTAACGTAAAAGAACAAATCGCTTACACTAAAGCGCAAGGCCCAATTAAAAACGCGCCAAAACGCGTTCTTGTTGTGGGTGCATCAAGTGGCTACGGTCTATCTTCTCGTATCGCTGCGGCATTTGGTGGCGGTGCATCAACTATCGGTGTTTTCTTTGAAAAAGAAGGTACTGAGAAAAAGCCAGGTACAGCGGGTTTCTACAATGCAGCGGCATTCGAGAAGCTGGCTCGTGAAGAAGGTCTGTACGCGAAGAGCCTAAACGGCGATGCTTTCTCAAACGAAGCAAAAGAAAAAACCATTGAACTGATCAAAGAAGACCTTGGTCAGGTTGATATGGTGGTTTACTCACTGGCTTCTCCTGTGCGTAAAATGCCTGAGACAGGTGAACTGGTTCGTTCAGCACTTAAACCAATCGGTGAGACTTACACGTCTACAGCGGTTGATACCAATAAAGATGTGATCATCGAAGCAAGTGTTGAACCTGCAACAGAAGAAGAGATCAAAGACACAGTAACCGTAATGGGCGGTGAAGACTGGGAACTTTGGATCAATGCTCTATCTGAAGCGGGCGTTCTGGCTGAAGGTTGTAAGACCGTTGCTTACAGCTACATTGGTACTGAGCTAACATGGCCAATCTACTGGGATGGTGCGCTAGGTAAAGCGAAAATGGACCTAGACCGCGCAGCAACAGCACTTAACGATAAGCTATCTGCGACTGGCGGCAGCGCTAACGTTGCGGTACTTAAATCTGTTGTAACTCAGGCGAGCTCTGCGATTCCTGTAATGCCGCTGTACATTGCAATGGTATTCAAGAAAATGCGTGAAGAAGGCGTGCATGAAGGCTGTATGGAACAGATCTACCGAATGTTCAGCCAGCGTCTTTATAAAGAAGATGGTTCTGCGGCAGAAGTCGATGACATGAACCGTCTGCGTCTGGACGACTGGGAATTGCGTGACGACATTCAGCAACACTGTCGTGAACTATGGCCGCAAATTACAACTGAAAACCTTAAAGAGCTAACTGACTACGTTGAGTACAAAGAAGAGTTCTTGAAGCTGTTCGGCTTTGGTGTTGACGGTGTGGATTACGAAGCAGATGTTAACCCGGCTGTAGAAGCAGATTTCATTCAAATCTAA
- a CDS encoding aspartate:alanine antiporter, with translation MNIDVVYLLEQNPILLIFVVLAIGLTFGKIRFGTLQLGNSIGVLITSLIMGHLGFSFNAEALTIGFMLFIYCVGIEAGPNFFGIFFRDGKHYFVLSMTVLVSAVSLTYGLSHYFGLEYGLSAGMMAGALTATPVLVGAQDALNSGLASVPRNMDFSLVLENLSVGYAMAYLIGLISMIMFAKLLPKLQKQNLSDSAQQIAQERGLGNSGQRKVYLPIIRAYRVGSELIDWTDGKNLRELGIYRQTGCYIERIRRNGILAHPDGDAILQEGDEIALVGFPDSHARLDSSFRNGKEVFDRNLLDLRIVEEEIVVKSDAIAGKRLSDLNLSEFGCFLNRVVRAQIEMPMDLDIVLAKGDVLQVSGEKSRVHGLAEKIGFISIHSQMADLLAFCSFFILGIMFGLVTMTFGQVSFSLGNAVGLLLSGITLGFLRANHPTFGYVPQGALNMVKDLGLMFFMAGIGLSAGGKMFEHLTQVGPKVIGLAFIVSVVPVVLAYLVGAYLLKMNRALLFGAIIGARTCAPAMDVVNDYAKSTIPALGYAGTYAIANILMTLAGTILIILS, from the coding sequence GTGAACATAGACGTCGTATATCTTCTCGAACAGAACCCAATTCTTCTCATCTTCGTCGTATTAGCCATCGGCCTTACCTTTGGAAAAATCCGTTTTGGAACGTTGCAACTCGGGAATTCCATCGGTGTTCTGATTACTTCCCTCATCATGGGCCACTTGGGCTTCTCATTTAATGCCGAAGCGCTAACTATCGGCTTTATGCTGTTTATCTACTGTGTTGGTATTGAGGCTGGACCTAACTTTTTTGGTATCTTCTTCAGAGACGGAAAACACTACTTCGTTTTAAGCATGACGGTACTTGTTTCGGCAGTAAGCTTAACTTATGGCCTTAGCCACTACTTTGGCCTCGAATATGGGCTATCCGCAGGTATGATGGCTGGGGCACTGACAGCAACGCCAGTACTTGTAGGTGCGCAAGATGCTCTTAATTCCGGACTTGCATCAGTACCGCGTAATATGGACTTTTCTCTGGTATTAGAAAATCTATCCGTAGGTTATGCGATGGCTTATCTGATTGGTTTAATCAGCATGATCATGTTTGCCAAATTATTACCAAAACTGCAAAAGCAGAACCTTTCCGACTCAGCGCAACAAATCGCTCAGGAACGTGGACTTGGCAACTCCGGGCAAAGAAAAGTCTACCTTCCGATCATCCGTGCATATCGCGTAGGTTCTGAACTGATTGACTGGACAGACGGAAAAAACTTACGCGAGTTAGGTATCTATCGTCAAACCGGTTGCTACATTGAGCGAATCCGCCGTAATGGTATTCTCGCACACCCTGATGGTGATGCCATCTTACAAGAGGGCGACGAGATTGCACTTGTCGGCTTCCCTGATAGCCATGCTCGATTAGACTCAAGTTTCCGTAACGGTAAAGAAGTATTTGATCGAAACTTACTCGACTTGCGCATTGTGGAAGAAGAAATTGTTGTAAAAAGTGATGCCATTGCTGGTAAGCGTCTATCTGATCTTAACTTATCAGAGTTTGGTTGTTTCCTTAACCGTGTGGTTCGAGCCCAAATTGAAATGCCAATGGACTTAGACATTGTGCTAGCCAAAGGTGATGTACTTCAGGTCAGTGGTGAAAAGAGTCGTGTGCACGGACTTGCTGAAAAAATCGGTTTTATCTCGATTCACAGTCAAATGGCAGACTTGCTCGCATTCTGTAGCTTCTTTATTCTTGGCATTATGTTTGGTTTGGTCACCATGACATTTGGCCAGGTTTCATTTAGCTTAGGTAATGCCGTAGGCCTGTTACTCTCCGGTATCACATTGGGCTTCTTACGAGCGAACCACCCTACTTTCGGTTACGTACCACAAGGGGCACTGAACATGGTGAAGGATCTCGGTTTAATGTTCTTTATGGCCGGTATCGGATTGAGCGCCGGTGGCAAAATGTTTGAACATTTAACCCAAGTAGGCCCGAAAGTCATCGGCTTAGCATTTATTGTCAGTGTGGTTCCAGTGGTTCTGGCATATTTGGTCGGTGCCTATTTACTTAAGATGAACCGCGCTTTGCTTTTTGGTGCAATCATCGGTGCACGTACCTGTGCCCCTGCAATGGATGTGGTGAACGACTACGCTAAATCGACGATTCCCGCACTGGGCTACGCAGGTACATACGCAATAGCAAATATTTTGATGACCCTAGCAGGTACAATTCTCATTATATTAAGTTGA
- a CDS encoding GrxA family glutaredoxin yields the protein MFVVIFGRPACPYCVRAKEHAETLKAKRDDFNYRYVDIHAEGISKADLEKTVGKPVATVPQIFIDQEHIGGCDDFEAYAKEHLGLFDAA from the coding sequence ATGTTCGTTGTTATCTTCGGTCGCCCAGCATGTCCTTACTGTGTTCGTGCAAAAGAGCATGCAGAAACGCTTAAAGCAAAACGTGATGACTTTAACTACCGCTATGTTGATATTCACGCTGAAGGCATTTCAAAAGCAGACCTAGAGAAAACAGTAGGTAAGCCAGTTGCAACCGTTCCTCAAATCTTTATCGACCAAGAGCACATTGGTGGTTGTGATGATTTTGAAGCTTACGCGAAAGAGCACTTAGGTCTATTTGACGCAGCGTAA
- a CDS encoding iron-containing alcohol dehydrogenase — protein MFQFMTATRIIFGEGALRDSLTVINQFGYSVLLVTGKDRQRAIPILNYLKAQNMRYQHVAIDGEPNITMVEETAVIGRKFKPDMVVAIGGGSVLDMGKALAAIIPNQGNVYDYVEVVGRNVPLKAKPLTFIAIPTTASTGSEVTRNAVLKSGQDKVKVSLRSPEMLADVAIVDPTLTYGTDQYTSGRGAMDAFTHLMEAYVCGAPNPLTDMVCEEGLRRLSQSVVAGCKEDNYSARSDLSFAALLGGMAITNAKLGAAHGLASALGGKLDAPHSVITARLAPHVMQENINAAKKAGRADVVDRYRKIAQIVTNRTNANEHDGVLWVSMVLDKLELPSLGKFGVCQTSFEQVAKDALKSMAIKGNPLPLNQERLIYILKQVCDCRSDCETELVPKVSTVEVLGSRNDLSSVNE, from the coding sequence ATGTTTCAGTTCATGACTGCAACCAGGATTATATTCGGCGAGGGTGCACTACGGGATTCACTCACCGTTATTAATCAGTTTGGCTACAGTGTTCTGTTGGTGACTGGCAAAGACAGACAAAGAGCTATACCAATACTGAACTACTTGAAAGCACAAAACATGCGTTATCAGCATGTCGCAATTGACGGTGAGCCAAATATTACCATGGTGGAGGAAACAGCCGTTATTGGCCGAAAGTTTAAACCAGATATGGTAGTTGCGATTGGCGGAGGGAGCGTTCTCGATATGGGTAAAGCGCTAGCGGCCATCATCCCCAATCAAGGGAATGTCTATGACTACGTTGAAGTGGTCGGTCGCAATGTCCCGTTAAAGGCTAAGCCTCTCACTTTTATTGCAATTCCAACCACGGCAAGCACTGGTTCAGAAGTGACTAGAAATGCCGTGCTAAAGTCCGGGCAGGATAAGGTAAAAGTCAGCCTAAGAAGCCCTGAGATGTTGGCAGACGTCGCCATTGTCGATCCGACATTAACTTATGGTACGGACCAGTATACATCGGGCCGAGGTGCGATGGATGCTTTCACACATTTGATGGAGGCCTACGTTTGCGGGGCTCCTAATCCACTGACTGATATGGTTTGTGAAGAAGGGTTGCGCCGTCTAAGCCAGTCGGTTGTAGCCGGATGCAAAGAGGATAACTATAGCGCGCGCTCGGACTTGTCTTTTGCAGCTTTGCTTGGTGGTATGGCGATCACCAACGCGAAATTGGGTGCTGCCCATGGACTGGCCTCCGCACTGGGCGGAAAGTTGGATGCACCTCATAGTGTGATAACGGCACGTCTGGCTCCTCACGTGATGCAGGAAAATATCAACGCTGCGAAAAAAGCGGGCAGGGCAGATGTGGTCGATCGTTACAGAAAGATTGCCCAAATAGTAACGAATCGTACAAATGCAAATGAGCACGATGGCGTTTTATGGGTAAGTATGGTGTTAGACAAGCTAGAATTACCGTCTTTAGGTAAGTTCGGCGTATGTCAGACTTCATTTGAGCAGGTTGCGAAAGATGCACTTAAATCTATGGCGATAAAAGGGAATCCATTACCTCTCAATCAGGAGCGTCTGATCTATATTCTTAAACAAGTATGTGATTGTCGAAGTGATTGCGAAACAGAACTGGTGCCGAAAGTTAGCACTGTTGAGGTGTTAGGATCGAGAAATGATCTATCGAGCGTTAATGAATAA
- a CDS encoding MurR/RpiR family transcriptional regulator has product MNTLEKIQKNLENFSKSERKVAEVIMASPQTAIHSSIATLAKMADVSEPTVNRFCRRLDTKGFPDFKLHLAQSLANGTPYVNRNVEEDDGPDAYTHKIFESTMACLDVAKNSLDAMQINRAVDLLTQAKRISFFGLGASSAVARDAQNKFIRFNIPITCFEDIVMQRMSCINCSDNDVIVLISHTGRTKSQVEIANLARENGATVIAITAKDSPLERASSLAITLDIPEDTDVYMPMASRVVQMTVIDVLATGFTLRRGTGFRENLKRVKDALKDSRYDKLSQY; this is encoded by the coding sequence ATGAATACATTAGAAAAAATCCAAAAGAACCTGGAGAATTTCAGTAAGTCTGAGCGCAAAGTTGCAGAAGTAATTATGGCGTCTCCACAAACTGCAATTCATTCAAGCATTGCCACGTTAGCTAAAATGGCTGACGTAAGTGAGCCCACTGTAAACCGCTTTTGTCGCCGCCTGGATACTAAAGGTTTTCCAGATTTTAAACTTCACTTGGCACAGAGCCTTGCTAACGGAACACCATATGTAAACCGCAACGTAGAAGAAGACGATGGTCCTGATGCTTATACGCACAAAATCTTCGAATCTACGATGGCTTGCCTGGATGTTGCCAAAAATAGTCTTGATGCGATGCAAATCAATCGTGCAGTAGATTTGCTTACTCAGGCGAAGCGTATTTCTTTCTTCGGACTAGGCGCTTCATCTGCCGTAGCTCGCGACGCTCAAAACAAGTTTATTCGCTTTAATATTCCTATTACTTGCTTTGAAGATATCGTCATGCAACGCATGAGCTGCATAAATTGCAGTGACAATGACGTCATCGTTCTTATCTCTCATACTGGCCGCACGAAGAGCCAAGTAGAGATTGCGAATCTAGCTCGTGAAAATGGTGCAACCGTTATCGCAATAACGGCGAAAGACTCTCCATTAGAAAGAGCAAGTTCATTAGCAATTACGTTGGACATTCCTGAAGATACCGACGTTTACATGCCAATGGCAAGTCGTGTTGTTCAGATGACTGTTATCGATGTTCTGGCAACGGGCTTCACACTTCGTCGCGGTACAGGTTTCCGCGAGAACCTGAAGCGAGTAAAAGATGCGCTGAAAGACAGTCGTTACGACAAGCTTAGCCAATACTAA
- the panP gene encoding pyridoxal-dependent aspartate 1-decarboxylase PanP, producing the protein MVKEQKTADVSFESLLRIFTIPEGPDSTLTKIDESLSRNLNQFLREHIVAEEKPLREIEKDFSSAQIPEQPSFVSDHTEHLLDTLVSHSVHTSAPSFIGHMTSALPYFLMPLSKIMIALNQNLVKIETSKAFTPLERQVLGMLHRLIYGQSESFYNQWMHSANHSLGAFCSGGTIANITALWVARNKALKANGEFKGVEKEGLFKAMKHYGYEGLAILVSERGHYSLKKAADVLGLGQEGLVAVKTDSKNRIIVDDLKAKISELKTQNIKPIAVVGVAGTTETGNVDPLASIAKVCQEQDCHFHVDAAWGGATLMSNHHRHLLDGIELADSVTIDAHKQLYIPMGAGMVLFKDPDAMRSVEHHAQYILRKGSKDLGSHTLEGSRSGMAMLVYAAMHIISRPGYELLIDQSIEKARYFADLIQKQEDFELVSEPELCLLTYRYLPADIRKALEKAQGAQKEKLNELINQLTQFIQKRQRETGKSFVSRTTLNPVQWQRMSTIVFRVVLANPLTTTDIFDSVLNEQREIAQQAPSLTTKIQEMVSDILAS; encoded by the coding sequence ATGGTTAAGGAACAAAAAACTGCTGACGTCAGCTTTGAAAGCTTGTTGAGGATCTTCACTATTCCAGAAGGTCCGGACTCGACGTTGACAAAAATTGACGAAAGTCTCTCTCGCAACTTGAACCAATTTCTTCGTGAGCACATCGTGGCAGAAGAAAAGCCTTTACGTGAAATCGAGAAAGACTTTTCTTCTGCTCAGATTCCCGAGCAACCTTCGTTTGTGTCGGACCACACCGAACACCTGCTCGATACCTTAGTATCGCACTCGGTTCATACATCTGCTCCAAGTTTTATTGGTCATATGACATCCGCACTGCCGTACTTTCTGATGCCTCTGTCGAAGATCATGATCGCTCTAAATCAGAATCTGGTTAAGATCGAAACCTCAAAAGCGTTTACACCACTAGAGCGTCAAGTTCTGGGCATGCTGCATCGTTTAATCTATGGCCAGTCAGAGTCGTTCTATAACCAGTGGATGCACAGCGCCAATCACTCCCTGGGTGCGTTTTGCTCCGGTGGTACCATCGCAAACATCACTGCTCTTTGGGTTGCACGGAACAAAGCGTTAAAAGCTAACGGCGAGTTTAAAGGCGTAGAAAAAGAAGGCCTCTTCAAAGCCATGAAGCATTATGGTTACGAGGGTTTGGCAATTCTGGTTTCTGAGCGCGGTCATTACTCGCTCAAAAAAGCTGCAGATGTACTCGGATTGGGTCAAGAAGGTTTGGTCGCTGTCAAAACCGACTCTAAAAACCGCATCATTGTCGACGATCTGAAAGCAAAAATCAGCGAGTTGAAAACACAGAACATCAAACCGATAGCTGTAGTTGGCGTCGCGGGTACGACAGAAACTGGTAACGTAGATCCTCTGGCTTCTATTGCTAAAGTTTGCCAGGAGCAAGACTGTCATTTTCACGTCGACGCCGCTTGGGGTGGTGCGACTTTAATGTCAAATCATCATCGCCACCTGCTAGACGGCATTGAGTTGGCGGATTCTGTCACTATTGATGCGCACAAACAGCTTTACATCCCAATGGGCGCCGGCATGGTGCTGTTCAAAGACCCTGATGCGATGAGATCGGTTGAACACCATGCGCAATACATTTTACGTAAGGGTTCTAAAGACTTAGGCAGTCATACCCTGGAAGGTTCTCGCTCTGGCATGGCGATGCTCGTGTATGCGGCTATGCACATCATTAGTCGACCGGGTTACGAGCTTTTAATTGATCAGAGTATTGAGAAAGCACGCTACTTCGCTGATTTAATTCAAAAACAAGAAGATTTTGAGCTGGTTTCAGAGCCAGAGCTTTGTCTGCTCACCTATCGCTACTTACCAGCAGACATCCGTAAAGCGCTAGAGAAAGCGCAAGGCGCTCAGAAAGAAAAGCTGAACGAGTTAATCAACCAGTTAACTCAGTTTATTCAGAAACGTCAACGAGAAACAGGTAAGTCCTTTGTTTCCCGTACCACTCTGAATCCGGTACAGTGGCAGCGCATGAGCACGATTGTCTTCCGTGTTGTTCTTGCAAACCCGTTAACCACCACAGACATATTTGATTCCGTACTGAATGAGCAAAGAGAAATTGCTCAGCAAGCACCAAGTTTGACCACAAAAATTCAGGAAATGGTTTCTGATATTCTGGCATCCTGA
- a CDS encoding lysine exporter LysO family protein produces MFSGMLFIFAPLVVGYLIPISRASVLERINQSTSHLIYVILSLMGLSLAALDNLSSNLQNILLYASTFFVCLSVCNLLALPIVDKIIPLKTDNTHTKLPLSSMALESAKLIVVVGGGLLAGLILPIDLSWVDSASEWILFLLLFFIGIQLRNSGLTLRQILLNKQGMAIAAVIVVTCMVGGVIASFILDLPLYQALAMASGFGWYSLAGILMGDAFGPVFGGASFLIELMRELVALVAIPLFIRHYPCSAIGYAGATAMDFTLPVIQTTGGVRCVPVAIVSGFILSLLVPVMMLFFVSLAS; encoded by the coding sequence ATGTTTTCAGGGATGCTATTCATTTTTGCCCCATTAGTTGTCGGGTATCTAATTCCTATTTCTCGCGCTTCGGTGCTTGAGAGAATTAACCAATCTACATCACACCTTATTTATGTCATTTTGTCGCTAATGGGCCTAAGCCTTGCGGCTTTAGATAACCTGAGTAGTAACTTACAAAACATATTACTTTATGCGAGTACATTCTTTGTATGCCTGAGCGTATGTAACTTACTTGCTCTGCCAATAGTGGATAAAATTATCCCCCTTAAGACTGATAACACCCACACTAAGTTACCCTTATCATCCATGGCGTTAGAGTCTGCCAAGCTGATTGTTGTTGTTGGTGGCGGTTTACTGGCGGGGCTTATTTTGCCTATCGATTTATCTTGGGTTGATTCCGCGAGTGAATGGATACTTTTTCTTCTATTGTTCTTCATTGGTATCCAGCTGCGAAACAGCGGTCTGACACTGAGACAAATTTTATTGAACAAACAAGGCATGGCCATTGCTGCTGTCATCGTTGTAACTTGTATGGTCGGTGGTGTTATCGCGTCTTTTATTTTAGATCTTCCGCTCTATCAAGCACTGGCAATGGCGTCCGGATTTGGCTGGTATTCTTTAGCGGGTATTTTGATGGGCGACGCATTTGGTCCAGTATTTGGTGGCGCCTCATTCCTGATAGAACTTATGCGAGAATTAGTGGCCCTAGTAGCTATCCCCCTATTCATTCGCCATTATCCATGTTCCGCTATTGGTTACGCCGGGGCAACAGCAATGGACTTTACTTTGCCGGTCATTCAAACAACCGGAGGAGTACGCTGTGTACCCGTCGCTATTGTTAGTGGCTTTATTTTAAGTCTTCTAGTTCCGGTTATGATGCTTTTCTTTGTATCACTTGCTAGCTAG